From the Winogradskyella forsetii genome, the window GGACACAACTCAACTTGCTAATACTTACAAGTTCGGGTTATATTATGGCGCCTCATCCATAGCAACATATGATAGTTTGTACAATTATAGTTTACCTTTTTCAAAAGGAAAACGTTACAAGATTTTACAAGGCAACAATGGGAGTTTTTCACACAAAGGAAGTTTATCTCAATTCGCTATTGACTTTAAGATGGATATTGGTCAAGAAGTTTGTGCTATTAGAGAAGGGGTTATTACCACAACTAAAGCTGACTCTGACGAAGGTGGTTCGAGTAAAAATTATTTAAAGAAGGCCAACCTCATTATGATCAACCACAATGATGGCACATTTTCTCAATACATACATCTAAAAAAGAACGGTGTCATTGTTAAAAAAGGAGATACTGTAAAAAAAGGACAAATTATAGGTTATTCAGGTAATACGGGCTTTTCTACCAAGCCACATTTGCACTTTGCAGTTTATAAACCTACTCGCAATGGACTAGTATCAATTCCTTTTATATTAGATTCAATTCCATCAAAAAAATATATAAAGGGAAAATATGCCATAAACAACTAGATTAAAATTATTCACTACCAATGCACAAAGATTCTATAATAATCAAAATTTGAAATCGCTAATTACAACTATTATCTTCTTATTATTTTTAGCTCATTTTATCTTTGTCTAGATTTAATCTTGGTAGCAATGATGTGCTTTAAATATTAAAAATGAACTCATACATGAAAAATATAATCTTCATAACTTTTTTACTGCTATTTTCAACTATTGAAGCACAATTACTTCAAAATAAAAATGAATTTACCCACCAAGATACCCTAAGAGGAAGTATAACACCGGAACGTGAATGGTGGGATTTAACCTACTACCATTTAGATATTGAAGTTAAGCCTGAAGAGAAATTTATTTCAGGAAAAAACACCATTAAATATAAAGTATTAAAGCCGCACCAAGTCATGCAAATTGATTTGCAATCGCCTATGGAAATTACGAAAGTACTTCAAAACGAAAAAGAACTTCAGATTAAACATGACGGCAATGCCCATTTTATTAAGCTAACAAAAGATCAAAAAATTGGTGACCTCAATTCTATTGAAGTATATTATAAAGGCAAACCAAGAGAAGCCAAACGTGCCCCTTGGGATGGTGGATTTTCATGGAAAAAAGATAAAAACGGGAAGCATTTTATTGCTACATCCTGTCAAGGTTTAGGGGCAAGTGTTTGGTGGCCAAATAAGGACCACATGTACGATGAAGTGGATAGTATGCTGATTAGCGTCACCAATCCAAAAGGCTTAACCAACGTTTCCAATGGACGATTAAGAGCATTAGTGGAGAATGAGAATAATACTGTGACGTCACATTGGTTTGTCAATAATCCAATCAATAACTATGGCGTTAATGTAAATATTGGCGATTACGCGAATTTTTCAGAAGTCTATGACGGCGAAAAAGGCAACTTGGATATGGATTATTGGGTGCTTAAACATAACTTAGAAAAAGCGAAAATCCATTTTAAAGATGCACCAAAAATGATGAAAGCCTTTGAACATTGGTTTGGCCCTTACCCGTTTTATGAAGATAGTTTTAAGCTAGTTGAAGTGCCTTATTTAGGGATGGAACACCAGAGTTCTGTAACCTATGGAAACAAATATATGAATGGCTATTTAGGCAGTGATTTATCTCGTACGGGTTGGGGTTTAAAATTCGATTTTATTATTATTCATGAAGCTGGTCATGAGTGGTTCGCCAACAATATAACCAACAAGGATATTGCAGATATGTGGATTCATGAAGGGTTTACCGCCTATTCCGAAAATCTTTTTTTAGATTACTATTACGGTAAGGAAGCTTCTGCTGATTATGTCATTGGTACACGAGCGAATATTCAAAATGACAAACCACTTATCGGAGAATATGACGTGAACCATGAAGGCTCTGGTGATATGTATTATAAAGGAGCAAACATGCTTCATACGTTGAGACAACTTATTGAAGATGATGAAAAATGGCGACAAATCCTTCGTGGTTTGAATTCAGAATTTTACCATCAAACCGTAACAACAAAACAGATTGAAGATTACCTAAGCGAACATACGGGAATTGATTTAACCGAATTTTTTAATCAGTATTTGAGAACTACAAAAATTCCGACACTGGAATATTCAATTAAAAATGGTCAACTTAAGTACCGTTGGACTGAAATTGTCGAAGGTTTTGATATGCCAATTCAAATTGAAATTGGTAAAGCCACAGAATGGTTATTTCCAAAAGCGGATTGGCAAACAAAAAAACTCGAAGCTGATGACATCAAAATCGATAGAGATTTTTATGTGAGGTCTAAAAGACTGTAATAATGGAATTACCAGAACTTTATTTTAAAACAGACATAGAATGGCGAGAATGGTTGCATAACAACCATAATACCGCAACAGGAGTTTATCTCATTTTCTACAAAGTCGCACACGAAAATGATTCCATGCGTTGGGAAGAAGCTGTAAAAGTCGCTTTGTGTTTTGGTTGGATCGATTCCACCGTAAAAAGTCTAGGCGACGGAAAACGACGCCAATATTTCTGTCCCAGAAACCCAAAAAGTGTTTGGAGCGCTTTGAATAAAACCTACATCAAAGAATTAAAAAAGCAGAATTTAATACACCAAAGTGGTCTTGACGCCATTAAAATAGCCAAAGAAAATGGAAGCTGGTCTGTTTTAGATGATGTAGAAAATGGCATTATTCCAGAAGCCCTTCAAAAGGCATTTGATAACAATAAGAATGCCTACAACAATTACCTCAACTTTGCGCCGAGTTACAGAAAGAGTTATTTGTATTGGTTAAATCAAGCCAAACGCGAAGCAACACGACAAAAAAGAATCGCAGAGATTATTAAACTCTGCGATGCTAATATTAAAAGTCGGGATGCTAGATAATTATTCTACAACCCACTAATATAACTTCCATAAGGATCCTTAAACTGTAAACCTTCGTCATAACGGTATTTACTTAATTTATTAAATTGTGTTAAGCCCCAAAGAATAAATTCCTTTTCAAAATAGACATCTTTAGGGTCTATTTCTGGTTGGTAATCTGTAATAAGAGTATCAAGAGGCTTTACCTCGTCTAATTTGCTTTTATAGGTTTTATCATCAAAACTATCTAAAAGCTCAAAGCCATCTCCATTAAAAAACCATGAAATTAAATCGTCGTAAGGTGTTTCTTCGCCTTGTTTTTCTAGCTTTTCTATTTTTGGGAAATAATGAGGAAAAAGGGTTTTAATAGCACTGTTCAATAATTCGTTAGCTACAAAATCAGCTCCTTCTTGCTCACCTTCGTAAACAAGTTCTACTTTACCTGTAATTGCTGGAATTATACCAATAAAATCTGATAAACGTACGCTGGTTTTTTCATCTCCAGCCAATAAAGCACGTCGTTCTGCTGTACTTAATAGATTTTCAAACGCCGTAATACTCATTCTAGCACTTACACCACTCTTTACATCGACATATTCACTTTCTCTCGCTTCAAAACTGATTTGCTCTAATAAATCTTTTGCCAAATCTGGTACGTAAACTAAACTGGACTGGCGCTCATCTAGCTTAGCTTCTTGAGATGTAATCGTTCTAGCCGTATCAATATTTTCTGGATAGTGTGTTAAAATCTGAGAACCAATTCTATCTTTCAAAGGGGTCACGATGCTTCCTCGATTGGTATAATCTTCAGGGTTTGCTGTAAACAAGAATTGCATATCTAATGGCAATCGCAATTTAAAACCTCGAATTTGAATATCACCTTCCTGTAGAATATTAAAAAGTGCCACTTGAATTCGTGCTTGTAAATCCGGTAATTCATTAATTACAAAAATACAGCGGTTCGCTCTTGGAATCATTCCATAATGGATCACACGATCATCGGCATAACTCAATTTCAAATTCGCAGCCTTAATTGGATCTACATCTCCAATAATATCAGCAACGGTAACATCTGGTGTGGCTAATTTTTCAGCAAAACGATCCTCCCTGTGTAACCAAGTGATTGGTGTTTCATCACCTTTTTCTTTCACTAATTCTTTTGCAAATCTCGAAATGGGCTTCAACGGATCATCGTTAATTTCTGAGCCTTCCACTACTGGAATGTATTCATCCAACAAATTTACCATCATACGTGCCAAACGGGTTTTTGCCTGTCCTCGTAATCCCAGTAAATTGATATTGTGTCGTGATAAAATGGCACGTTCCAATTCAGGAATTACCGTATGTTCATAACCGTGAATCCCTTCAAATGTGGTTACTTTATTCTTAATATTTTCAATCAAATTATCTCTCAATTCATCTTTAATAGATTTGGATTCGTAACCTGATTTCTTTAATTCGCCTAGTGTTTTTATGTTTTCGATATTCATCTTTATCCTTTAATTCTTTTCTTTCTATTATTTTCGTAATCTTCAAATATCATTTCACCCAAGCCTTTCAAACCTGTATAAAATGCTTTACCTCTATTCGCTTGTGTAAATTCCCTGATAAATTGCATCAAGTATGGATCTTCAGCAATCATAAAAGTGGTAATGGGAATATGTAATCGTCTAGCCTGCTGTGCCATAGCATAGCACTTATTGGTTATAAACGGATCCAAACCATTACTGTTCTTATAATACTGACCGTCTGGCATACGCAAACAACTGGGTTTACCATCCGTAATCATAAAAATCTGTTTGTTCGTATTTCGTTTTCTACGCAGCATATCCATTGCTAATTGCAATCCTGCGACCGTATTAGTATGGTATGGTCCGACTTTAAGATAGGGCAATTCTTTTATTTTAATGGGCCAGGCATCGTTTCCAAATACTAAAATTTCTAAAGTGTCCTTTGGATAACGCGTGGTAATCAATTCGGCCAATGCCATGGCTACCTTTTTTGCTGGCGTGATTCGGTCTTCGCCATAAAGAATCATACTATGGCTAATATCAATCATCAGCACCGTACTCATTTGGCTTTTATGAAGCGTTTCTTCTACCACCAAATCGTCTTCCGTGAGACTGAAATCACCAATACCACTATTAATTTGGGCGTTTCTAATGCTTTCAGTCATGGACACTTTATCTAAACTATCACCAAATTGATACGCTCTAAAATCTCCTGTATGTTCATCGCCAAGACCAACACCTTTGCTTTTATGATTCCCTGAACCACTACGTTTTATTTTTCCGAATAGGTGTTCTAAAGCTTGCTGACGAATGGCACGTTCTGTTTTTGCGGTAATGGTAATTCCACTTCCGCCCTCGCCTGTTCCATTGGGATCAAGTTCTTCTCTGATGTAACCTTTCTTTTTTAGGTCTTCTATAAAATCATCAATAGTGTAATCTGGCGTTGTCAACTTATATTCCTTATCCAGTTGACGCAACCAATCTATGGCTTCATCAAAATCTCCAGACGTATGTGTGATTAACTCCTTAAAGATTTCAAAGAGTTTTTCGAAAGGCGATTGATTTGGAGCTTCATACGTTTTAAATACGAAACCCGATTTTTTTCTTATATCATTCATAGCAATGTAAAAATAATCAATTTCCGAATTAAAATACAGGTAGTGGCACAACTTAACACCTCATTAAGAATTCTATCGATTCTTTTGCTTAATTTTAAGGATTAGTCAATCAACATAAATAAAATGAAGAATTTGTTATCGCTTGTTATGCTATTCTGTGTAACGTTACTTTCTGCACAAGAATTTTCAATGGATTTAGTAAAAAATATGACTCCAAGAAACATTGGTCCTGGTGGCATGTCTGGTCGCGTTACTGCGATAGATGTGGTCACAACAGATCCTGATATAATGTATGTTGGAACGGCGTCTGGTGGTTTATGGAAATCTAATTCTGGTGGCATTACTTGGGAACCGATTTTCGATAAGGAAGTAACCGCGTCTATTGGAGCCGTTGAAATTCAGCAATCAAACCCAAGCGTCATTTGGGTGGGAACAGGCGAAGGCAATCCTCGAAATTCCTTGAATGGTGGTTATGGTATTTATAAATCATTGGATGGTGGAAAAAACTGGATGGTCATGGGACTTGAAAAAACAAGACATATTCATCGCATCATCGTTGATCCAACAAATCCAGATGTGGTATATGTTGGTGCCATTGGTTCGCCTTGGGGAGAACATCCTGAGCGCGGTGTTTTTAAAACTACTGATGGCGGAGACACTTGGAGCAAAATTTTATTCGAAAATAATAAAACAGGTGTTGCTGATTTAGTCATGGATCCTACCAACCCGAACAAATTAATTGCTACACTTTGGGAACATAAACGTGATCCTTGGTTTTTTAATTCTGGAGGTGAAGGTTCTGGTTTACATATTACCCATGATGGCGGCAAAAATTGGAAAAAAATAACTGAAGACGATGGATTTCCAAAAGGTGATTTAGGACGAATTGGCGTCGCTATTGCAGCAAACAAACCAAATATCATTTATGCTTTGGTTGAAGCCAAAAAGAATGCACTTTACAAAAGTGAAGATGGTGGTTTTAAGTGGAAAAAAGTCAATGATAAAGATGATATTGGAAATAGACCATTCTACTATTCTGAAATTTATGTCGATCCCCAAAATGAAAACAGAGTTTATTCTGTTTTTACTTATGTAAATGTGTCTCAAGATGGTGGAAAGAATTTCAAACAATTAATGCCAGCGTATGGTGTAAGTAACGGTATTCATCCTGATCATCATGCGTGGTGGATACATCCTGAGAATGGTGATTTTATGATTGATGGTAATGATGGCGGAATGAATATTACCAAAGATGGTGGAAAAACGTGGCGCTTTATTGGCAATCTTCCCGTGGCTCAATTCTATCATATCAATGTCGACAATGAGTTTCCATATAATGTATATGGTGGCATGCAAGACAATGGCTCTTGGCGAGGACCAGCTTATGTTTGGCGAGCACAAGGCATTAGAAATAGTTATTGGCAGGAAATCAGTTTTGGTGATGGTTTTGATGTGATTCCAGATAAAGACGATGCTCGCTATGGTTGGTCCATGAGTCAGCAAGGCTATGTAAGTCGTTACGATTGGCAAACGGGAAATAATTATTTGGTACGGCCAACACATCCTAATCCAGATGTAAAATTACGATTCAATTGGAATTCTGCCATTAACATCGATCCATTTGATAATAGCACCATTTACTTCGGAAGTCAGTTTGTACATAAATCAACAGATAAAGGTGAAGCCTGGGAAGTCATCTCACCAGATTTAACGACCAACAATCCCGAAAAACAAAAACAATCCGATAGTGGTGGATTGACCTTGGATGCTACTGGTGCGGAAAATCATACGACTATTTTGGTCATTGAACCTTCGCCTTTGGAAAAAGATATGTTATGGGTTGGTACTGACGATGGTCGCGTACATTATACTAAAGATGGTGGACAAAATTGGACAGACGTTTCCGAAATAAAAGGCTTACCCAAAAATAGTTGGATTGCACAAATAGAAGCTTCCAACAAAAACAAAGGGGAAGCGCTCTTAATCGCCAATGATTACAGACGATTCAATTATACACCTTACGCTTACAGAACAAAAAACTATGGAAAAACTTGGGAACGCATCGTTGATGAGAATGATGTAGAGAGTTATACATTGTCTATTGTTGAAGATATTGAAGAACCTAACCTCATCTTCTTAGGTACTGATGACGGCTTATATATTTCAATTGATGCTGGAAACAAATGGACGAAATGGACCGAAGGCTTTCCAACCACTTCCGTCAAGGATTTAGTGATACAACCAAGGGAACACGATTTAGTCATAGGTACTTTTGGACGTGCGGCATGGATTTTAGATGATATTAGACCTTTGCGGGAACTAGCTAAGAATAAATCAGTGATGTCTTCGAACATCAAATTATTTAATCCACCTACAGCGTATCAAGCGTCTTACCAACAACCAACAGGAAGTCGCTTTGGAGCTGATGCCATGTATCATGGCGAAAATCGTAATGGAGGAGCTCGGTTTAGTTATTTTTTCACTAAAAAAGATATGCCAAAAGATGAGAAAAACGATAATGATGATGATGATGATGATGATCATGATGATGTCATTCAGAGCGATAGCGAAGAAGCTCTAGAGGACAAAGCAGAAGGAAAAGTCTCTTGGGATTCATTGACTTTAAAATTATATGATGGTGCACGTTTAATCAGAACTTTAAAGACCAAAGCTCCAAAAGAAAACGGCGTACACAAATGGATCTGGAATATGGATGAAGCTGGAGTTGATAGACCGTCACGAAAAATAAGAAAAGCGAAAATAGAATCTGGAGGTGTCAGAGTAAAACCTGGAATATACAAAGCAATTTTACATTATGGCGACCAAACTTCTGAAACAACTATAAAAGTTGCATCTGATCCAAGATTAGATATTTCCGAAAAGAACATCGATGAGATTTATGCGGCTTCAAAAGAATTGGAACAATTACAGCAAACTGCTTTCAATGCCGTAAAACAATTAGTGGAAAGTAAAACGATTGCCGAGACCTATCAAAAAGATTTAACCAAACTCGATAAAGAAGCTTTTAAAGCACAAATTAAAAACTCAAAAGATATCGTAAAATCAATTGATAGCCTAATCGACAATTATTTGGGTAA encodes:
- a CDS encoding YdeI/OmpD-associated family protein, with translation MELPELYFKTDIEWREWLHNNHNTATGVYLIFYKVAHENDSMRWEEAVKVALCFGWIDSTVKSLGDGKRRQYFCPRNPKSVWSALNKTYIKELKKQNLIHQSGLDAIKIAKENGSWSVLDDVENGIIPEALQKAFDNNKNAYNNYLNFAPSYRKSYLYWLNQAKREATRQKRIAEIIKLCDANIKSRDAR
- a CDS encoding M1 family metallopeptidase → MKNIIFITFLLLFSTIEAQLLQNKNEFTHQDTLRGSITPEREWWDLTYYHLDIEVKPEEKFISGKNTIKYKVLKPHQVMQIDLQSPMEITKVLQNEKELQIKHDGNAHFIKLTKDQKIGDLNSIEVYYKGKPREAKRAPWDGGFSWKKDKNGKHFIATSCQGLGASVWWPNKDHMYDEVDSMLISVTNPKGLTNVSNGRLRALVENENNTVTSHWFVNNPINNYGVNVNIGDYANFSEVYDGEKGNLDMDYWVLKHNLEKAKIHFKDAPKMMKAFEHWFGPYPFYEDSFKLVEVPYLGMEHQSSVTYGNKYMNGYLGSDLSRTGWGLKFDFIIIHEAGHEWFANNITNKDIADMWIHEGFTAYSENLFLDYYYGKEASADYVIGTRANIQNDKPLIGEYDVNHEGSGDMYYKGANMLHTLRQLIEDDEKWRQILRGLNSEFYHQTVTTKQIEDYLSEHTGIDLTEFFNQYLRTTKIPTLEYSIKNGQLKYRWTEIVEGFDMPIQIEIGKATEWLFPKADWQTKKLEADDIKIDRDFYVRSKRL
- a CDS encoding WD40/YVTN/BNR-like repeat-containing protein yields the protein MKNLLSLVMLFCVTLLSAQEFSMDLVKNMTPRNIGPGGMSGRVTAIDVVTTDPDIMYVGTASGGLWKSNSGGITWEPIFDKEVTASIGAVEIQQSNPSVIWVGTGEGNPRNSLNGGYGIYKSLDGGKNWMVMGLEKTRHIHRIIVDPTNPDVVYVGAIGSPWGEHPERGVFKTTDGGDTWSKILFENNKTGVADLVMDPTNPNKLIATLWEHKRDPWFFNSGGEGSGLHITHDGGKNWKKITEDDGFPKGDLGRIGVAIAANKPNIIYALVEAKKNALYKSEDGGFKWKKVNDKDDIGNRPFYYSEIYVDPQNENRVYSVFTYVNVSQDGGKNFKQLMPAYGVSNGIHPDHHAWWIHPENGDFMIDGNDGGMNITKDGGKTWRFIGNLPVAQFYHINVDNEFPYNVYGGMQDNGSWRGPAYVWRAQGIRNSYWQEISFGDGFDVIPDKDDARYGWSMSQQGYVSRYDWQTGNNYLVRPTHPNPDVKLRFNWNSAINIDPFDNSTIYFGSQFVHKSTDKGEAWEVISPDLTTNNPEKQKQSDSGGLTLDATGAENHTTILVIEPSPLEKDMLWVGTDDGRVHYTKDGGQNWTDVSEIKGLPKNSWIAQIEASNKNKGEALLIANDYRRFNYTPYAYRTKNYGKTWERIVDENDVESYTLSIVEDIEEPNLIFLGTDDGLYISIDAGNKWTKWTEGFPTTSVKDLVIQPREHDLVIGTFGRAAWILDDIRPLRELAKNKSVMSSNIKLFNPPTAYQASYQQPTGSRFGADAMYHGENRNGGARFSYFFTKKDMPKDEKNDNDDDDDDDHDDVIQSDSEEALEDKAEGKVSWDSLTLKLYDGARLIRTLKTKAPKENGVHKWIWNMDEAGVDRPSRKIRKAKIESGGVRVKPGIYKAILHYGDQTSETTIKVASDPRLDISEKNIDEIYAASKELEQLQQTAFNAVKQLVESKTIAETYQKDLTKLDKEAFKAQIKNSKDIVKSIDSLIDNYLGKVDKRQGITRSPEMTPIQRLDLASSYVNGSQTGLTATETTLIKQAKDALKALFSETNSFYNKDWKAYKEEMKQVQIDPFKDIKTFTID
- a CDS encoding M23 family metallopeptidase, coding for MLIFFTLLTSCSSREENKIPSYITTREVNDSIYVDVKNTIISSSFLRIENKNNQEIKIIDFKKPDTINILSFHKSEMDTTQLANTYKFGLYYGASSIATYDSLYNYSLPFSKGKRYKILQGNNGSFSHKGSLSQFAIDFKMDIGQEVCAIREGVITTTKADSDEGGSSKNYLKKANLIMINHNDGTFSQYIHLKKNGVIVKKGDTVKKGQIIGYSGNTGFSTKPHLHFAVYKPTRNGLVSIPFILDSIPSKKYIKGKYAINN
- a CDS encoding vWA domain-containing protein; translation: MNDIRKKSGFVFKTYEAPNQSPFEKLFEIFKELITHTSGDFDEAIDWLRQLDKEYKLTTPDYTIDDFIEDLKKKGYIREELDPNGTGEGGSGITITAKTERAIRQQALEHLFGKIKRSGSGNHKSKGVGLGDEHTGDFRAYQFGDSLDKVSMTESIRNAQINSGIGDFSLTEDDLVVEETLHKSQMSTVLMIDISHSMILYGEDRITPAKKVAMALAELITTRYPKDTLEILVFGNDAWPIKIKELPYLKVGPYHTNTVAGLQLAMDMLRRKRNTNKQIFMITDGKPSCLRMPDGQYYKNSNGLDPFITNKCYAMAQQARRLHIPITTFMIAEDPYLMQFIREFTQANRGKAFYTGLKGLGEMIFEDYENNRKKRIKG
- a CDS encoding MoxR family ATPase, which encodes MNIENIKTLGELKKSGYESKSIKDELRDNLIENIKNKVTTFEGIHGYEHTVIPELERAILSRHNINLLGLRGQAKTRLARMMVNLLDEYIPVVEGSEINDDPLKPISRFAKELVKEKGDETPITWLHREDRFAEKLATPDVTVADIIGDVDPIKAANLKLSYADDRVIHYGMIPRANRCIFVINELPDLQARIQVALFNILQEGDIQIRGFKLRLPLDMQFLFTANPEDYTNRGSIVTPLKDRIGSQILTHYPENIDTARTITSQEAKLDERQSSLVYVPDLAKDLLEQISFEARESEYVDVKSGVSARMSITAFENLLSTAERRALLAGDEKTSVRLSDFIGIIPAITGKVELVYEGEQEGADFVANELLNSAIKTLFPHYFPKIEKLEKQGEETPYDDLISWFFNGDGFELLDSFDDKTYKSKLDEVKPLDTLITDYQPEIDPKDVYFEKEFILWGLTQFNKLSKYRYDEGLQFKDPYGSYISGL